AACGAGATCAGCGCCACGATCAATACAATCTCAATGGCAACAAGAGGTACCGCTCCGCGATAGATATCGGATAGGTTGATACCCTTCGGTGCCGCCATCTTAGCAAAAAACAGGGCATAGCCGAAAGGAGGCGTCAGGAAGGACGTTTGCAAGGCCAACGCAATCAGGCCAGCGATCCAGATCTGCGCAAAGTAGGCAGAGCCGACGTGATCTGCGAAGTCGAGCTCTGAAATAATCGGCATCAGTACGGGTACAAAGACCAGCAGCACCTCGATCCAGTCAAAAACAAACCCAAGTATGATGATCACGCCAAGGAGGATCGCCAACAGTTCCCACCGGGTGAGATCGAATGCGGATATCCACTCGAAGATGACGTCCGGTCCACCGACCAGGTGGAAACTGAGCGAGAATACCGATGCGCCCAATACGATGAAGAAGACCATCGACGTCATCGTGCTTGTCTGCACCGTGACAGAGTTCAACGATGAGAAAGACAAGCGCTTTCGCGCCAGCGCGACCAATAGCGCGCCAAAAACCCCTACTCCAGCCGCCTCTGTTAGTGTCGCAAAGCCCAGAATGATGCTGAGCGGAATGGATGCGATGACCGCGACAGACGCGAGTACAAACAAGAGGTCTGACACAAGATTGGTCTTGGGTGTGTCCAGCGGGATTTCGACCGTTTTTCTCAAGGTGACCGCAAAGTAGACCGCGAAGGCCATGACCATCAGAAGCACAGGTACGATGAGGGCCACATACATCAATCCGATGCGCAGATAGAACACGTTCGAGATGAAGAACAGCATCACGGCTGGCGGGAACACGACACCCAATGCTCCAGAAGCTGCGACAGCGCCTCCTGCGGTTCGCGGTGCGTAGCCCGACGCCATCATCGGGGCATAGGCCACCAACGCCACAGTTATGACGGAAGCACCGATCACCCCGGCGGCGGGCGCAAGAACGAGGCCGATCAGCAAAGTCGCAATGGCGTAGCGACCGGGAACGCCTGTCAGAAGACGCCCCAGCAAGCGAAACATGGTTTCGGCAATCCCGCTGGCATTCAAGATCAGGCCAAGAAAAATCAACATTGGAACGCTGGTGAATTGGACTGATTCATTGGTCAGTACACCACGGGCCCGCAGGTAGATCAGCCCCAGATGCTGAAAATCAGTGATCCCCACCCAAACCGCAGCGACAAACCCCAAGAAGCCTGTCCCCGCGAGCACCAGAGCCACCGGAAAGCCGCTGAAGACCCCGATGGCCATCACGACAAGCATGGCAACCGTGAAGACCTCATTCACCATTGTGCAGGCCGCTTGTTTGTTCCGGTGCACCTTGCGCACGTCTCCCTGTCAGAAAGGCGATGTTGCGAAGGGCTACAATCATCCCGGCAAGAGCCAGCAAGATCGGGCCGATGACCCCGGCAATGCGTTGTGCCCACAACTGGGTTTCCGCGAATTTCGTGGTGCGCATCAAACCGTCCCATCCGTAGTAGGTCAGGATGGCGGCGAGCGGCAGAAGGACAAAAAGGCCGCCAATCAGTTCGATCCACGCAATGCGGCGGGCGGACCAATGTCTGCGAAGAACATCAACGCGCACGTGACCGTCGCGCAGATAGGTATACCCAAAGGTCAAGAAAATCAGGATGAACAGCAGTGACGTGGACAGGTCGGGCAAATAGCTTGACACGCCAAGTTGTAGCTTGCGATCCAGCATCTGAAGCGCGCCATAAGCAGCAATCGAAACAACTGTCAGCCACGCAGTCACGACGCCGATGCCGCGAATGCCACGGTCAATCCAATCCAAAAATCTCAAGCCGAATTCCCTCCCAAAGTTCTTTGCCTGTTAGCTGTTATCCCCCCGTGACATCTCCCTTGCGATTGTCTTGTTCCCGATTTTCCGGCCTGACTTTCGAGGTGCGAAAGCTGTCCCAGAACAGCAATGCTGCCCCACAAAAGATCGCCACGTCAGCCAAGTTGAAGGACGGCCAGTGGTATGACCCGTAATGGAAGTCGAGAAAGTCAGGGACGGCCTGAT
This genomic stretch from Pseudosulfitobacter sp. DSM 107133 harbors:
- a CDS encoding TRAP transporter large permease subunit, translated to MRKVHRNKQAACTMVNEVFTVAMLVVMAIGVFSGFPVALVLAGTGFLGFVAAVWVGITDFQHLGLIYLRARGVLTNESVQFTSVPMLIFLGLILNASGIAETMFRLLGRLLTGVPGRYAIATLLIGLVLAPAAGVIGASVITVALVAYAPMMASGYAPRTAGGAVAASGALGVVFPPAVMLFFISNVFYLRIGLMYVALIVPVLLMVMAFAVYFAVTLRKTVEIPLDTPKTNLVSDLLFVLASVAVIASIPLSIILGFATLTEAAGVGVFGALLVALARKRLSFSSLNSVTVQTSTMTSMVFFIVLGASVFSLSFHLVGGPDVIFEWISAFDLTRWELLAILLGVIIILGFVFDWIEVLLVFVPVLMPIISELDFADHVGSAYFAQIWIAGLIALALQTSFLTPPFGYALFFAKMAAPKGINLSDIYRGAVPLVAIEIVLIVALISFPQLITWLPEMALGTADMPQLIQR
- a CDS encoding TRAP transporter small permease subunit; this translates as MTAWLTVVSIAAYGALQMLDRKLQLGVSSYLPDLSTSLLFILIFLTFGYTYLRDGHVRVDVLRRHWSARRIAWIELIGGLFVLLPLAAILTYYGWDGLMRTTKFAETQLWAQRIAGVIGPILLALAGMIVALRNIAFLTGRRAQGAPEQTSGLHNGE